The Ignavibacteria bacterium genome contains the following window.
AATAATAATCTGGATAATGGGGGTTCATAATATCGATTTGTAATTTGATCTTCCTTATTGGGAAAGCATCAAAGAAAATAATATTACCCGCCTGTTCTTGAGAACCAAAAATATCAATAAATTTTTCATCTTTTTCAGCATTTTTTTCATCCTGGTTAAATTTATTATAAATTATCCAATGTCTTGTAACACCTTTAACAGCACTTCCCGGGATAAAAGGAATACCATAGATATGATGTAATGTCATTGATGTTTCTTGGGGATGAGAGGCACCAAGACCAATAACTAAACGCCAGGAAACAGAGGCTGAGAATTTATAGGTCTGTAAACCTGAATTTGAAATAACTCGGTCTAGCCTTTGAGAAATGTTTTCTACAAAGTCATTGTCGAAATTAAATTCTTGAAGATCATCATTAATTCGAATTTTGTCTATTGTATTTCTTTGTGTAATAATGGTTGGCATATTAAAATAGTAATAGAAATTATCAGAGAATTCAGCTTGTTTCAAGCAATAATTTGTGTCTTTAGCTCTATATCTATTTCGGTTAAAATTTAGTTTTAGATTAGTCTTCATTATGTATCTTCCTCCTCGGTTAAACCTTCAGCAAATCTTTTAACCCAGCTAAGAAAAGCAATAAGTTCCTGAGTAATAAAACGATAATTCTTACTGTCAAGGCTTATAACCCATTCTAATAAATCATTTTGATCATGGGGCATATTAATCCTTGCTACAGTGTTGCTTTTTAAATAATCTGTCAAATGTTTATAGATCAAATCATAAGCATTTTTTGGATTATTTTCAGTTCCGGGTGCGTTATTTTCAGATGTTTTTTTTCTTTTAGAAAAGATAAAAGCAAGGGTCTGGCCAAGACCGTTAGATAATATCATTGCAGGAATTTTCTTTACATAAGAAGCATATTTATCATCTTTATAGAAGAAATTATCAATTTGATATTTTGATCTGATTTGTTTCCCTTCGGAGGCACATTTAAAGGCAAATTCAGCTCTGCCTTGTTCTAATTTTCTTAAATCACTTTGCCCGTTCATTTTTCATCCTCCTTTAATTCTAAAAATTGTATAGTTACAATACCTTTACCAATTGTTTGGTTACCACCAATTTGTAAAACACGAGGGCATCCTTTCTGGAAAAAATTCAAAACATTTTGCGCTTCGCTTTCATTATTATTATGCTTTAAATTCCCCTTCTTATTTTCATCATCAATTCTTAATGGTGAAGCCAATACTAAAGAATATAATATCGTATCAGTTGGTAAGTATTCTTCTGTCCACAGAGAATGATTATCTACAGTACCAGTTGTTGAATTTATTTTTGTTCTCGTAATGATTTCAGTGGAAGAAACTGCAAAATCTCTAAAATCATCGTTTGGAAGAATAATCAAATCTTTTTCAATTTTATTTCTCCAATACCCATAAGGGTCATCACCATTTTGTTTTGGAAAAATTACGTTAGAAAGCCATTTCGCCAGTTTAGTGGTCTGGTCATTTGGATTGATTGAGAATGTAAATTCTTCCAGAACAACTTTTGAAGAAACAAGTATTTCAGAAGATACACAACATGTATTTTCCAGAGAACTAAAATTACTAACGGGTAAATCGTAATTTGCAAATTTAAGATCATTTTTAAATCTCTCTAAAACATCGGGACAGGTTATCCAGGCAAAAATTCCTTTAAGAGATTTAACAGGAAAAAGCAAAATTCTTGCATCTGTAAAAGCAATTGACCCGGCATGAGTGTTCCCATCTTCTGGGCCAAAGACCAGTGATAAATAATCGCTTACAAACTTTTCTCCATCCTCATCGGTGTATTCAATTTTGTCATTAGGTCTTATTTTCATTGAATTGATTTCAATTTCGGGGTTTAAATTATTAAAAGCTTCTCTTAAACTTCCTTTTAGACCAGA
Protein-coding sequences here:
- the cmr6 gene encoding type III-B CRISPR module RAMP protein Cmr6; the protein is MKTNLKLNFNRNRYRAKDTNYCLKQAEFSDNFYYYFNMPTIITQRNTIDKIRINDDLQEFNFDNDFVENISQRLDRVISNSGLQTYKFSASVSWRLVIGLGASHPQETSMTLHHIYGIPFIPGSAVKGVTRHWIIYNKFNQDEKNAEKDEKFIDIFGSQEQAGNIIFFDAFPIRKIKLQIDIMNPHYPDYYSNETAPADWQNPVPIKFLTIKNTQFLFILASKKNNKDYLQTARDWLKEALENFGVGAKTSIGYGYFNNIEDKL
- the cmr5 gene encoding type III-B CRISPR module-associated protein Cmr5, giving the protein MNGQSDLRKLEQGRAEFAFKCASEGKQIRSKYQIDNFFYKDDKYASYVKKIPAMILSNGLGQTLAFIFSKRKKTSENNAPGTENNPKNAYDLIYKHLTDYLKSNTVARINMPHDQNDLLEWVISLDSKNYRFITQELIAFLSWVKRFAEGLTEEEDT
- the cmr4 gene encoding type III-B CRISPR module RAMP protein Cmr4, with translation MFKKIKPFFIIVETPLHAGSGSELGIVDLPIQRERHTDYPKIEGSGLKGSLREAFNNLNPEIEINSMKIRPNDKIEYTDEDGEKFVSDYLSLVFGPEDGNTHAGSIAFTDARILLFPVKSLKGIFAWITCPDVLERFKNDLKFANYDLPVSNFSSLENTCCVSSEILVSSKVVLEEFTFSINPNDQTTKLAKWLSNVIFPKQNGDDPYGYWRNKIEKDLIILPNDDFRDFAVSSTEIITRTKINSTTGTVDNHSLWTEEYLPTDTILYSLVLASPLRIDDENKKGNLKHNNNESEAQNVLNFFQKGCPRVLQIGGNQTIGKGIVTIQFLELKEDEK